A window of Ketobacter sp. MCCC 1A13808 contains these coding sequences:
- the lptB gene encoding LPS export ABC transporter ATP-binding protein produces the protein MSRLTASNLAKSYKGRAVVEDVSISIESGQIVGLLGPNGAGKTTCFYMIIGIVPQDKGRIVIDDTEITHLPMHGRASKGIGYLPQEASIFRRLKVKENIMAILETRKDLSRAERKQKLDQLLKEFHIGHIADSLGMSLSGGERRRVEIARALATDPAFILLDEPFAGVDPISVADIKQIISQLRDRGLGVLITDHNVRDTLDICENAFIVSEGHIIAEGEPSLILQNQKVREVYLGNQFQM, from the coding sequence ATGAGTAGATTAACCGCATCCAATCTGGCAAAAAGTTACAAAGGCCGTGCCGTAGTCGAAGATGTTTCGATCTCAATAGAAAGTGGACAAATTGTTGGTTTGCTAGGTCCAAATGGGGCCGGAAAAACCACCTGCTTTTATATGATTATCGGTATCGTGCCGCAAGACAAAGGGCGCATCGTAATAGACGACACCGAAATCACACATCTACCCATGCACGGCAGAGCGTCGAAAGGCATCGGCTATCTGCCTCAGGAAGCCTCCATTTTCCGGCGGCTTAAAGTAAAAGAAAACATCATGGCTATTCTGGAAACCCGCAAGGATTTGTCCCGAGCGGAACGAAAACAAAAGCTCGATCAGCTATTAAAAGAATTCCACATTGGCCATATCGCCGACTCTCTGGGCATGTCATTATCCGGTGGAGAAAGACGCCGTGTTGAAATTGCCCGAGCACTAGCAACCGACCCGGCTTTTATTCTGTTGGACGAGCCCTTCGCCGGTGTTGACCCCATTTCCGTGGCGGATATCAAACAGATCATAAGCCAATTGAGGGATCGTGGTCTCGGGGTCCTGATAACAGACCATAACGTGCGTGACACTCTGGATATTTGTGAGAATGCGTTCATAGTGAGTGAAGGACATATTATTGCCGAGGGAGAGCCCTCTCTCATTCTTCAAAACCAAAAAGTCAGAGAGGTTTATCTGGGAAATCAATTTCAGATGTAA
- a CDS encoding RNA polymerase factor sigma-54, which translates to MKPTLQLKIGQHLTMTPQLQQAIRLLQLSTLDLQAEIQEALEANPLLDVEESGDDNSNTETDNKTEKTDNLAESDSVPDFTQASEVKSENSTQSAEDASVDLEGKQISDELPVDSDWDTMYDSSGSTLSGSSGSGGDDDDFDYESRNSAPESIYDSLMWQLNLTTMSDVDQMIAMAVIEAVDNKGYLTQSVEDIRESVLAQKDVISDLIRLQQEELDNLGIVLQPDEDDEGQPISLEEVVAVLHRIQQFDPPGVAARDLRECLLIQLKQMDKSEPSRDDAILVVDTYLETLGSRDFATIMRKGKLSEARLKSAISLIQSLNPYPGSSIETDDTQYVIPDVIVSKDKGRWRVELNPDATPRLRVNGNYASLIQRADNSSDNTFLKNNLQEARWFIKSLQSRNETLLKVSTKIVEHQIGFLEQGEEAMKPLVLHDIAEAVGMHESTISRVTTQKFMHTPRGIFELKYFFSSHLSTNSGGECSSTAIRAIIKKLIAAENPKKPLSDSKIANILEEQDIKVARRTIAKYREAMMIPPSNERKRLV; encoded by the coding sequence ATGAAGCCAACTTTACAGCTAAAAATTGGTCAACACCTTACCATGACGCCGCAATTGCAGCAGGCTATCCGCTTGCTGCAATTGTCTACTCTTGACCTTCAGGCAGAAATCCAAGAAGCACTGGAAGCCAACCCACTGCTGGACGTCGAAGAATCCGGTGACGACAACAGCAATACTGAGACCGATAACAAGACAGAGAAAACCGACAACCTGGCTGAATCCGACAGCGTGCCGGATTTCACCCAGGCGAGCGAAGTCAAAAGCGAAAACAGCACTCAATCCGCTGAAGACGCATCCGTCGATCTCGAAGGTAAACAAATATCAGATGAGCTTCCTGTCGACAGCGACTGGGATACCATGTACGACAGTTCGGGCTCCACCCTCAGCGGCAGCAGCGGCAGTGGTGGAGACGACGATGATTTTGACTATGAAAGCCGAAACAGCGCACCGGAATCCATCTACGATTCACTAATGTGGCAACTCAATCTGACTACCATGTCCGATGTTGACCAGATGATAGCAATGGCGGTAATAGAAGCTGTAGACAACAAAGGCTACCTGACGCAATCCGTTGAAGATATCAGGGAAAGCGTGCTGGCACAAAAAGACGTTATATCCGACCTGATCCGCTTACAGCAGGAAGAACTCGACAACCTGGGCATTGTCTTGCAACCGGACGAAGACGACGAAGGCCAGCCGATATCGCTGGAAGAAGTTGTCGCCGTGTTACACCGTATCCAACAGTTTGATCCCCCGGGTGTGGCCGCGCGGGACCTACGTGAATGCCTGTTAATCCAGCTGAAGCAAATGGACAAATCCGAGCCCTCCCGGGATGACGCCATCCTGGTGGTTGATACTTACCTGGAAACCCTCGGCTCCAGGGACTTTGCAACCATCATGCGCAAAGGGAAGCTGTCTGAGGCGCGGTTGAAATCAGCGATCTCCCTGATTCAGTCACTCAACCCCTATCCTGGCAGCAGCATCGAAACCGATGATACGCAATACGTCATTCCCGATGTTATTGTCAGCAAGGACAAAGGACGCTGGCGGGTGGAACTCAACCCCGATGCCACTCCCCGGCTCAGGGTCAACGGCAACTATGCCTCCCTGATACAACGAGCCGATAACAGCAGCGATAACACCTTCCTTAAAAACAATCTGCAGGAAGCCCGCTGGTTTATCAAAAGCTTACAGAGCCGCAACGAAACATTGCTCAAGGTATCCACCAAAATAGTGGAACATCAGATCGGCTTCCTGGAGCAAGGCGAAGAAGCCATGAAGCCGCTAGTGCTACACGACATTGCCGAAGCCGTGGGCATGCATGAATCAACGATTTCCCGTGTGACCACGCAAAAGTTTATGCATACCCCCCGGGGTATTTTCGAGCTGAAATACTTTTTCTCCAGCCATTTGAGCACGAATTCCGGCGGTGAATGCTCGTCCACAGCAATCCGCGCTATTATCAAGAAACTGATTGCAGCCGAAAACCCCAAAAAACCGTTGAGTGATAGCAAAATTGCCAACATACTGGAAGAACAGGATATTAAGGTAGCACGGCGCACCATAGCGAAATACCGTGAGGCCATGATGATTCCGCCCTCCAACGAAAGGAAACGATTGGTCTGA
- the hpf gene encoding ribosome hibernation-promoting factor, HPF/YfiA family: MQINISGHHVDVTDSLKDYVSDKMQKLERHTDDITSIQAILSVEKNRQKAEARIHVKGADLFANAESEDMYAAIDMLTDKLDRQVVKHKEKMKSW; the protein is encoded by the coding sequence ATGCAAATTAACATCAGCGGACATCACGTAGACGTAACGGATTCATTGAAAGACTACGTATCCGATAAAATGCAGAAACTCGAGCGCCATACCGACGACATTACTAGCATCCAAGCCATACTCAGTGTGGAAAAAAACCGACAAAAAGCAGAAGCGCGAATTCACGTGAAAGGTGCTGATTTGTTTGCCAACGCCGAATCTGAAGATATGTACGCGGCCATAGACATGCTGACAGATAAACTTGATCGTCAGGTGGTCAAGCATAAGGAAAAGATGAAAAGTTGGTAA
- the ptsN gene encoding PTS IIA-like nitrogen regulatory protein PtsN, whose amino-acid sequence MELAEIINPQRVFEDVSGGSKKKVLETAAGLIAQQCPELDPNELFDKLISREKLGSTGLGKGIAIPHCRASHCNNAIGAFIKLESGVDFDSVDREPVDMLFFLLVPEDAHDEHLNLLSKIATLFNDDSRRREIRTAHSSQSIYDALVTPV is encoded by the coding sequence ATGGAACTGGCTGAAATTATTAACCCGCAAAGAGTCTTTGAAGACGTCTCCGGCGGAAGTAAAAAGAAAGTTCTGGAAACCGCTGCCGGGCTAATCGCCCAGCAGTGCCCCGAGCTGGACCCGAACGAATTATTCGACAAATTAATTTCACGAGAAAAACTGGGCAGCACAGGATTGGGAAAAGGTATAGCCATTCCCCATTGCCGGGCGAGCCACTGCAACAACGCCATCGGCGCATTCATCAAACTGGAGTCCGGTGTTGATTTTGACTCCGTCGACCGGGAGCCGGTGGATATGCTTTTTTTTCTGCTGGTACCCGAAGATGCCCATGATGAGCATCTGAATTTACTCTCCAAAATCGCCACCTTGTTTAATGATGACAGCCGACGCCGTGAAATTCGTACCGCGCATTCCTCACAGTCTATTTACGATGCTCTGGTAACGCCGGTATGA
- the rapZ gene encoding RNase adapter RapZ, whose amino-acid sequence MKLVVISGRSGSGKTTALHVLEDIGYYCVDNLPVTLLRDLIVELSSRKSPQIKEVAIGIDARNSVTQLEMLPNVLRDLSAEGIDSEVIYLDAMDSVLVKRFSETRRRHPISNDTNTLNEAIERERDMLHPVASSASLIINTSKLNLHELRDLIKKRVGAGNEGMALLFQSFGFKNGVPGDADLVFDVRCLPNPHWIPNLRSQTGRDPDVQTFLQGHEQVQEMLDDISAFLVAWLPRFVANNRSYMTIAIGCTGGQHRSVYITEKLTEQFKPDFPNVQARHREL is encoded by the coding sequence ATGAAACTAGTGGTAATCAGTGGTCGCTCCGGCTCCGGAAAAACCACTGCATTACACGTACTGGAGGATATTGGTTATTACTGTGTGGATAATCTTCCCGTGACTTTATTGCGGGACCTGATCGTCGAACTGTCCTCCCGCAAATCCCCACAAATTAAAGAAGTGGCTATCGGTATCGATGCCCGCAACAGCGTCACACAACTTGAAATGTTGCCCAATGTTTTACGTGACCTCAGCGCGGAGGGCATCGACAGCGAAGTGATTTATCTGGACGCGATGGACTCTGTTTTAGTAAAGCGTTTCAGTGAAACCCGCCGCCGGCACCCCATCAGTAACGATACCAATACGCTCAATGAAGCTATCGAGCGCGAACGCGATATGCTGCATCCGGTCGCTTCCAGTGCCAGCCTGATTATCAATACCAGCAAGCTCAACCTTCACGAGCTACGTGACCTGATAAAAAAACGGGTCGGTGCAGGTAACGAAGGCATGGCCTTGCTGTTTCAATCCTTCGGCTTTAAGAACGGCGTTCCGGGTGATGCAGACCTGGTATTTGATGTCCGCTGTCTACCCAACCCCCACTGGATTCCTAATTTGCGCAGCCAAACCGGGCGCGATCCGGACGTCCAAACCTTTCTGCAGGGGCATGAGCAGGTTCAGGAAATGCTGGACGATATCAGCGCTTTTCTCGTTGCGTGGTTACCACGATTTGTTGCCAACAACCGCAGCTACATGACCATTGCTATCGGTTGTACCGGTGGACAGCACCGCTCGGTTTACATTACCGAAAAACTAACCGAACAATTCAAACCAGATTTCCCTAATGTGCAGGCTAGACACAGGGAGTTATAA
- a CDS encoding HPr family phosphocarrier protein has product MDLEKKITIINKLGLHARAASKLVATASRYESRITLNRNGQEADAKSIMSVLMLAASKGSELKVQVSGKDAEDALSDIESLINNRFDEAE; this is encoded by the coding sequence ATGGACCTGGAAAAAAAGATAACGATCATCAACAAATTGGGACTGCACGCCAGAGCAGCATCAAAACTGGTCGCCACGGCCTCCCGCTATGAAAGCCGCATTACGCTTAACCGCAACGGTCAGGAAGCCGATGCTAAAAGTATTATGTCGGTGCTCATGCTGGCGGCCAGCAAAGGCAGCGAACTCAAAGTTCAGGTATCCGGCAAAGACGCCGAAGACGCCCTGTCAGACATTGAATCACTGATCAACAACCGTTTCGACGAAGCCGAATAA
- the mgtE gene encoding magnesium transporter — protein MAINHSSLEIQDHLHTFLDALESGTFDDVRRMLRGMSPAEIAKLIESSPPRERNLLWQLIDKDDEGEILQYLNEEIAAYFLRHRNTEDIISAVEGFDTDDFADLLQELPKTVMRRILESLDDQNRHRIETILSYADDTAGGLMNIDIITIRPDITLDVVLRYLRRHETLPDTTDNLHVVNRAGQFVGLLPLTKLLIKDPGMLVREAMDEAKAITAVTPAKEVAAMFEREDWVTAPVVDDNGVLLGRITIDDVVDVILEGADHSFMSMAGMDEYEDTFAPVLKTARRRAIWLGINLLTAFLASWVIGLFEGTLEKVVALAVLMPIVASMGGIAGSQTLTLVIRGMALGHVGSANARWLLTKEMAVGFLNGVTWSVVVGVVATIWFDDMMLGAVLSTAMIINMVVAALAGASLPMILQKIGIDPALSGSVILTTITDVVGFCSFLGLATIYYT, from the coding sequence ATGGCGATAAATCATTCCAGCCTTGAAATTCAAGATCATCTTCACACCTTTCTGGACGCCCTTGAAAGCGGTACGTTTGATGATGTCCGACGCATGTTACGGGGTATGTCTCCGGCAGAAATCGCCAAGCTCATCGAATCCTCTCCACCGCGGGAGCGGAATTTGCTGTGGCAGCTCATTGATAAAGATGATGAAGGGGAAATACTTCAGTATCTTAACGAAGAGATCGCAGCCTATTTCCTGCGACACCGAAATACAGAAGATATTATCAGTGCCGTAGAAGGTTTCGATACCGATGATTTCGCCGATCTGTTGCAGGAACTTCCGAAAACAGTAATGCGACGGATTCTCGAATCGCTCGACGATCAGAATCGCCACAGAATCGAAACTATTTTGTCTTACGCCGACGACACCGCCGGCGGCTTGATGAACATCGACATTATCACCATCCGGCCGGACATCACCCTCGATGTTGTTTTACGTTATTTACGCAGGCACGAAACTCTGCCGGATACCACCGACAATCTGCATGTCGTCAACCGCGCCGGTCAGTTCGTTGGTTTATTGCCATTAACCAAGTTATTGATCAAAGATCCCGGCATGCTGGTTCGCGAAGCCATGGATGAAGCCAAAGCAATAACCGCCGTAACCCCGGCAAAAGAAGTGGCGGCCATGTTTGAACGGGAAGATTGGGTAACGGCTCCGGTGGTCGATGACAATGGCGTGCTCTTGGGCCGGATCACCATCGATGACGTTGTTGACGTTATTCTGGAAGGTGCAGACCACTCCTTCATGAGTATGGCGGGGATGGATGAGTATGAAGACACGTTTGCACCTGTTTTAAAAACCGCCCGCCGTCGCGCCATCTGGCTGGGAATAAATTTGCTGACCGCCTTTCTCGCGTCCTGGGTCATCGGTCTCTTTGAAGGCACGCTGGAGAAAGTCGTCGCGCTGGCGGTTTTGATGCCCATTGTCGCCAGTATGGGTGGCATCGCCGGCAGCCAGACCCTCACCCTGGTGATCCGCGGTATGGCGTTGGGGCATGTCGGTTCGGCCAACGCCCGCTGGCTGTTGACCAAAGAAATGGCGGTGGGCTTTCTGAATGGCGTCACCTGGTCCGTCGTGGTGGGAGTAGTGGCCACGATCTGGTTCGACGATATGATGCTGGGGGCAGTGCTCAGCACGGCCATGATCATTAATATGGTGGTAGCGGCATTAGCCGGCGCATCGCTACCGATGATCTTACAGAAAATCGGGATCGATCCGGCCCTGTCCGGCAGTGTGATCCTCACCACAATCACCGACGTGGTCGGATTTTGTTCGTTTCTTGGCTTGGCAACGATCTACTACACCTAG
- the sodB gene encoding superoxide dismutase [Fe], which yields MAFTLPELPYAKDALAPTISAETLEYHYGKHHQTYVDKLNGLVPGTEYEGKSLEEIIKSSSGGVFNNAAQIWNHTFYWNSLSPNGGGEPTGAIAEAIKSAFGSFEDFKAKFNDKAVNNFGSSWTWLVKKADGSLDIVNTSNAGTPITEEGVTPLITVDLWEHAYYIDFRNARPKYLEGFWNLVNWEFANTNLG from the coding sequence ATGGCTTTCACTTTGCCAGAATTACCGTACGCAAAAGACGCATTGGCACCGACCATTTCCGCTGAAACCCTGGAGTATCATTACGGCAAACATCACCAGACTTATGTCGATAAACTAAATGGCCTGGTTCCCGGAACTGAATACGAAGGCAAAAGCCTGGAAGAGATCATCAAGTCTTCCTCCGGCGGCGTTTTTAACAATGCAGCACAAATCTGGAATCACACTTTTTACTGGAACAGCCTTAGCCCCAATGGTGGCGGTGAGCCGACTGGTGCCATTGCAGAAGCGATCAAAAGTGCATTTGGTTCTTTCGAAGATTTTAAAGCCAAATTCAACGACAAAGCAGTGAACAACTTCGGCTCCAGCTGGACTTGGCTGGTGAAAAAAGCAGACGGCTCTTTGGATATCGTCAACACCAGTAATGCGGGCACACCGATCACAGAAGAAGGCGTCACTCCGCTGATCACTGTGGATCTTTGGGAGCACGCTTACTACATCGATTTCAGAAATGCCCGCCCGAAATACCTGGAAGGCTTTTGGAATCTGGTTAACTGGGAATTTGCTAACACTAACCTGGGTTAA
- the pmbA gene encoding metalloprotease PmbA — protein sequence MDIDQELKSLRDKIKTALLLAEKSGATAEVGAYQDQGLNVSVRNGEVDTVEFTRNHGFAITVYRGKSKGSASTSDFSDQAVRQTVQAALDIAQFTAPDEFSGLADAGQEATEVLDLDLYHPWPLQPQQAIEIAQRCEAAGLAYEGIDKSDGANVGTGDSVRAYGNSHGIVAAYPQSRHGVSCALIASRDHEMERGGWSQSCRVVGSLPDVESIGSKAAQRALQRLGSQSVATGEFPVMFAAEVAGGLIGHLIAAISGGSLYRHASFLEGQRGQPVFPSWMNVYELPHLRQGAASAPIDGDGLQTREKYFIENGRLINYVLSTYSGRKLGLPSTANAGGIRNLRCSATHSRDELLQKMGTGLLVTDLMGQGVNIVTGNYSRGAAGFWVENGCIRHPVSEITVAGNLQNMFRQFLGIGDDIDARGNIQMGSVLVESMTVAGK from the coding sequence ATGGATATTGACCAGGAATTGAAAAGCCTGCGGGATAAGATCAAGACCGCATTGCTGTTGGCGGAAAAATCCGGTGCGACCGCGGAAGTCGGCGCCTATCAGGACCAGGGGCTCAACGTCAGTGTGCGCAATGGAGAAGTCGATACCGTTGAATTCACCCGTAATCACGGCTTTGCGATTACCGTCTACCGGGGAAAAAGCAAAGGCAGTGCATCGACTTCCGATTTTTCAGATCAGGCTGTGCGGCAAACAGTACAGGCAGCACTGGATATCGCTCAGTTTACCGCACCAGATGAATTTTCCGGATTGGCGGATGCCGGCCAGGAAGCGACCGAGGTGTTGGATCTGGATTTATATCATCCCTGGCCACTGCAGCCGCAGCAGGCGATAGAAATAGCGCAACGCTGTGAGGCTGCTGGCCTGGCCTATGAGGGCATTGATAAAAGCGATGGCGCTAATGTGGGGACAGGAGACTCAGTGAGGGCGTATGGCAACAGTCATGGCATTGTTGCTGCGTATCCACAAAGTCGCCACGGTGTCAGCTGTGCCTTGATTGCATCGCGTGATCATGAGATGGAACGCGGTGGTTGGTCGCAGAGCTGCCGTGTGGTGGGTTCGTTACCCGATGTAGAAAGTATCGGCAGTAAAGCGGCGCAAAGAGCATTGCAGCGTCTGGGCAGCCAATCGGTTGCTACAGGTGAGTTTCCGGTTATGTTTGCGGCTGAAGTAGCCGGAGGTTTGATTGGTCATCTGATCGCAGCCATATCCGGGGGCAGTTTGTACCGCCATGCCAGCTTTCTGGAAGGGCAAAGGGGACAGCCGGTGTTTCCTTCCTGGATGAATGTTTATGAATTACCCCATCTGCGGCAAGGCGCAGCCAGTGCACCGATTGATGGTGATGGCTTGCAGACCCGAGAGAAATATTTCATTGAAAATGGCCGCCTTATCAATTACGTGTTGAGCACTTATTCCGGACGTAAACTGGGTTTGCCCAGCACAGCCAATGCAGGCGGAATCCGCAACCTTCGTTGCAGTGCTACACATAGCCGTGACGAGTTGTTGCAAAAAATGGGGACGGGCTTATTGGTGACGGATCTGATGGGGCAGGGAGTCAATATTGTGACCGGTAATTATTCCCGGGGCGCTGCTGGGTTCTGGGTCGAGAACGGTTGTATCCGGCACCCGGTATCCGAAATTACGGTGGCCGGGAATCTGCAAAATATGTTCAGGCAGTTTTTGGGTATCGGAGACGATATTGATGCGCGGGGCAATATTCAGATGGGTTCGGTGTTGGTGGAATCGATGACCGTGGCAGGTAAATAA
- the yjgA gene encoding ribosome biogenesis factor YjgA, producing the protein MSEFNHQNQSEEEDLPPSKSAVKREAERLKKIGERLLQLSDSQLSPFPLTEKLEIAIAEGKRMKSHEGLRRHKQYIGKLLRDTDTDAIEARLSDIENAHTLNTQAFHKLETLRDELIGGDNTTIGAVIAEFPGVDTQKLRQLVRNGKKEQQTNLANPDKVSNAHGRKLFRYLREMSEAK; encoded by the coding sequence ATGTCTGAATTCAATCATCAAAATCAATCCGAAGAAGAAGACTTGCCGCCGAGCAAATCCGCCGTAAAACGCGAAGCTGAGCGACTAAAAAAAATTGGCGAACGACTCCTGCAATTGAGTGATAGTCAGCTCAGCCCTTTTCCACTAACGGAAAAGCTGGAAATAGCGATCGCAGAAGGCAAGCGTATGAAAAGCCATGAGGGCTTACGTCGCCATAAGCAGTATATCGGCAAACTGTTGCGAGACACGGATACGGACGCCATCGAAGCTCGCCTCAGCGATATTGAAAACGCTCATACGCTTAACACCCAGGCCTTTCATAAACTGGAAACCTTGCGCGATGAGTTGATTGGCGGGGATAACACCACTATAGGCGCCGTTATTGCCGAATTCCCAGGTGTCGATACACAAAAGTTACGCCAGCTGGTGCGTAACGGCAAAAAAGAACAACAGACCAATCTGGCTAATCCCGACAAAGTCAGCAATGCCCACGGGCGCAAATTATTTCGCTATCTGCGTGAAATGAGCGAAGCAAAATAA
- the tldD gene encoding metalloprotease TldD, whose translation MNASELIQLAEKEVWLPNSLEQSQLNSILDSMLGKGVDFADFYFEKTLSESWSLEDSIVKGASFNVGGGVGVRALCGEKTGFSYSDLISATAIQNAANAAVTVAGTARPVNAVKPAPIRALYSNKNPLDSLDRNQKVAMLEKIDRMARQADSRVVDASVSLAGSWKTVLVLATDGTLSADIRPLVRLSLSVILQQDGRRERGGSGGGGRRSYELFDDATLKQYVDDAIKMAQVNLEAREAPAGTMPVVLGSGWPGVLLHEAVGHGLEGDFNRRGTSNYSGRIGSQVASPLCSIVDDGTLPDLRGSLTIDDEGTPTGTTMLVEKGILKGYLQDKLNARLMGAELTGNGRRESYAHLPMPRMTNTYLLAGQDDPADIIKSVKKGLYAVNFGGGQVDITSGKFVFAASEAYMIENGKVTYPVKGATLIGNGPEAMSKVSMLGHDLALDKGVGTCGKEGQSVPVGVGQPTLKVDELVVGGTR comes from the coding sequence ATGAACGCATCTGAACTGATTCAACTGGCCGAAAAAGAGGTGTGGTTGCCCAATTCATTGGAACAATCACAACTGAATTCAATTCTGGATTCGATGCTGGGTAAGGGCGTCGATTTCGCTGATTTCTATTTTGAAAAAACCTTGTCCGAATCCTGGAGTCTGGAAGACAGCATTGTGAAGGGTGCTAGCTTTAACGTGGGCGGCGGTGTTGGTGTGCGGGCCTTGTGTGGCGAAAAGACCGGTTTTTCTTATTCTGACCTGATCAGCGCGACAGCCATTCAAAATGCGGCCAATGCCGCTGTCACTGTTGCCGGAACCGCACGACCTGTAAATGCGGTTAAGCCCGCTCCCATTCGCGCTTTATACTCAAATAAAAACCCCCTGGACAGTCTGGATCGGAACCAAAAGGTCGCGATGCTGGAAAAAATTGACCGTATGGCGAGACAGGCGGATAGCCGGGTAGTGGATGCCAGCGTCAGCCTGGCCGGTAGCTGGAAAACCGTGTTGGTTCTGGCCACTGACGGTACGTTGAGTGCTGATATCCGGCCGTTGGTGCGTTTAAGCCTGTCCGTGATACTGCAGCAGGATGGCCGTCGGGAGCGTGGTGGTAGCGGCGGTGGTGGGCGCAGGAGTTATGAGCTGTTTGATGATGCGACGCTGAAACAGTACGTAGATGATGCGATCAAAATGGCCCAGGTAAATCTGGAAGCGAGAGAGGCGCCAGCCGGAACCATGCCGGTCGTACTCGGGTCGGGTTGGCCGGGTGTATTACTGCATGAAGCGGTTGGTCATGGCCTGGAAGGGGATTTCAATCGCCGGGGCACGTCAAACTACAGCGGGCGGATCGGTTCGCAGGTAGCATCTCCGCTGTGTTCGATCGTGGATGACGGCACGCTGCCGGACCTGCGCGGCTCGCTCACTATTGATGATGAAGGCACACCAACGGGCACCACTATGTTGGTCGAAAAGGGCATTCTGAAAGGGTATCTGCAGGATAAGCTCAATGCCCGCCTGATGGGCGCGGAACTTACCGGCAACGGGCGCCGCGAATCCTACGCGCATCTACCCATGCCGCGCATGACCAATACTTACTTGTTAGCCGGGCAAGACGATCCTGCGGATATTATTAAGTCGGTGAAGAAAGGCTTATATGCGGTGAATTTTGGTGGCGGCCAGGTGGATATTACCTCGGGTAAGTTCGTTTTTGCCGCCAGTGAAGCTTATATGATAGAAAACGGTAAAGTTACCTATCCGGTGAAAGGGGCAACACTGATCGGTAATGGCCCGGAGGCGATGTCAAAAGTTTCTATGCTTGGACATGACCTTGCGCTGGATAAAGGCGTTGGCACCTGTGGTAAAGAAGGGCAGTCGGTGCCGGTCGGTGTGGGACAGCCAACGCTTAAAGTAGATGAGTTGGTAGTGGGAGGGACCCGATGA
- a CDS encoding carbon-nitrogen hydrolase family protein, translating into MSEVRACAVQMVSTFDVDANLRSAERLIGRAAEAGAKMVVLPENFAVLDSDNLFKWGEAEKTQGIFSGFLSQQSAHHGVWIVGGTIPCRTRPDGSLVSDKRVNATSLVFNAAGEQVGRYDKIHLFDVSVQDNQGEYKESRVIEPGNALSVVDSPLGKLGLTVCYDLRFAGLYSALSEKGCDAFTIPSAFTARTGSAHWEMLVRARAIENQAFVIAPNQGGQHTLKRETWGQSMIVDPWGAVLSQLESGPGIVVADLDFEWQREVRAAMPVQQHQCFRAIVKK; encoded by the coding sequence ATGAGTGAAGTTAGAGCATGCGCAGTGCAAATGGTCAGCACATTTGATGTCGACGCCAATCTCCGTTCTGCAGAGCGGTTGATAGGGCGGGCGGCGGAAGCCGGTGCCAAAATGGTGGTGTTGCCGGAAAATTTCGCGGTTTTGGATAGCGATAATTTATTTAAGTGGGGCGAAGCGGAAAAAACGCAGGGCATTTTTTCCGGCTTCCTATCACAACAAAGTGCGCACCATGGTGTTTGGATCGTGGGTGGGACAATCCCCTGCCGCACGCGTCCGGACGGCTCGTTGGTGTCGGATAAAAGAGTGAATGCCACCTCATTGGTATTCAACGCCGCCGGAGAGCAGGTGGGCCGTTACGATAAGATCCATTTATTCGATGTGTCAGTTCAGGATAACCAGGGCGAGTATAAAGAATCTCGTGTAATCGAGCCGGGTAATGCGCTGTCGGTGGTGGATTCCCCGCTGGGTAAGCTGGGGTTGACGGTTTGTTACGATTTGCGGTTTGCAGGATTGTACAGCGCGTTAAGTGAAAAGGGGTGTGACGCATTTACCATTCCCTCGGCATTCACCGCGCGCACCGGTAGCGCGCATTGGGAAATGTTGGTGCGGGCGCGGGCCATCGAGAATCAAGCGTTTGTCATCGCGCCTAATCAAGGCGGCCAGCACACCCTGAAACGGGAAACCTGGGGACAAAGCATGATTGTAGATCCATGGGGCGCTGTGTTGTCCCAATTGGAAAGCGGGCCGGGCATTGTGGTTGCGGACCTGGATTTTGAGTGGCAACGGGAAGTGCGTGCGGCGATGCCGGTACAGCAGCACCAATGCTTTCGTGCTATCGTTAAGAAATGA